The Carnobacterium divergens genome includes a window with the following:
- a CDS encoding LTA synthase family protein, which produces MKENKQFMSKTRSLLSTRMGFFLFAVILFWLKTYVAYQTKFSLGVSGSVQQFLLFINPISFTLLLFGISLFSKGKKSYIILLVIDFLMSTWLFANIVYYREFSDFMTINIIKGASAVSSNMDTSLKSLIHVSDLFVYLDILVLITLLAFKIVKVDTRVLKKRMAFTVTALAVAIFAGNLSLAEMDRPQLLSRTFDRNYIIKYLGLNAFTVYDGVKTAQANSTKANADSSDMDEVLAYMKKNQVPANVNYFGKAEGKNVFVIHLESFQQFLIDYQSNGEEVTPTLNQFYHDSNTVSFDNFFHQVGQGKTSDAEMMLENSLYGLSQGSAMVTNGTENTFQAAPAILNQKGYTTAAFHGDVASFWNRDNAYKSWGYNYFFDSTYDSKGENFNVGYGLKDKIFLKDSAQYLEQLPQPFYAKMITVTNHYPYPLDEANATIPKTTTGDSTVDGYVQTARYLDEAINEFLTYLKTTGLYDNSVILMYGDHYGISSNHGKAVSQLLGTEEYTDFDDAMFQKVPFMIHAPGLAGGVNHTYGGEIDVLPTLLHLLGVDTKDYIQFGSDLLSDENKQVVAFRNGNFVSKQFTKLSGDVYDTATGELLTNLTPVQTDEFKKEKDYVDTQLALSDKVITGDLLRFYTPDGFKPVDKTQYNYKYNKGIKQLANEAQKNRLIDKNNGNSTVDSYQTNAPELK; this is translated from the coding sequence ATGAAAGAAAACAAACAATTTATGAGTAAAACAAGATCTCTATTAAGTACAAGAATGGGATTTTTCTTATTTGCAGTTATTTTATTTTGGTTAAAAACCTATGTAGCCTATCAAACCAAATTTTCACTAGGTGTTAGTGGCAGTGTCCAACAATTTTTACTGTTTATTAATCCCATTAGTTTCACACTGCTATTATTTGGCATTTCTCTTTTTTCAAAAGGAAAGAAGTCGTACATTATTTTATTGGTTATTGATTTTCTAATGTCTACGTGGCTGTTTGCCAATATTGTGTATTACCGAGAATTTTCTGATTTTATGACGATTAATATTATTAAAGGAGCATCTGCTGTTTCTAGTAATATGGATACAAGTTTAAAAAGCTTGATTCATGTCTCAGATTTGTTCGTGTATCTTGACATCCTTGTTTTGATTACACTACTAGCTTTCAAAATTGTCAAAGTGGATACTCGTGTCTTAAAAAAACGAATGGCATTTACGGTTACAGCACTAGCTGTTGCAATTTTTGCAGGAAATTTAAGTTTAGCTGAGATGGATCGTCCACAATTACTAAGCCGTACATTTGACCGTAACTATATTATTAAATATTTAGGGTTAAATGCGTTTACCGTCTATGATGGCGTCAAAACGGCACAAGCGAATTCAACAAAAGCAAATGCAGACAGCAGTGATATGGACGAAGTGTTAGCTTATATGAAAAAAAATCAAGTTCCAGCGAATGTGAATTATTTTGGTAAAGCTGAAGGAAAGAATGTTTTTGTGATCCATTTAGAAAGTTTCCAACAATTTCTGATTGATTATCAATCAAATGGTGAAGAAGTAACGCCGACCTTAAATCAATTTTATCATGACAGCAATACCGTAAGCTTTGATAATTTCTTCCATCAAGTTGGTCAAGGGAAAACAAGTGATGCTGAAATGATGTTGGAGAATTCATTATACGGGTTGTCTCAAGGTTCAGCGATGGTAACGAATGGAACTGAAAACACGTTCCAAGCAGCGCCGGCAATTTTAAATCAAAAAGGCTATACAACAGCCGCTTTTCATGGCGATGTAGCGAGTTTTTGGAACCGTGACAACGCTTATAAATCATGGGGCTATAATTATTTCTTTGATTCTACCTATGATTCAAAAGGCGAGAATTTCAATGTTGGATACGGCTTAAAAGATAAAATCTTCTTAAAGGATTCTGCGCAATATCTTGAACAATTGCCTCAACCCTTTTATGCAAAAATGATTACTGTGACAAATCACTATCCATACCCATTGGATGAAGCTAATGCCACGATTCCTAAGACAACGACAGGAGATTCAACAGTGGATGGCTATGTTCAAACAGCACGTTATTTAGATGAAGCAATCAATGAATTTTTAACCTATTTAAAAACGACAGGTTTGTATGATAATAGTGTGATTTTAATGTACGGCGATCATTATGGCATTTCAAGCAACCATGGAAAAGCTGTTTCCCAATTGTTAGGAACAGAAGAGTATACGGATTTTGATGATGCGATGTTCCAAAAAGTACCCTTTATGATTCATGCACCGGGCTTAGCAGGCGGGGTGAATCATACCTATGGCGGCGAGATTGATGTATTGCCAACATTGTTACATTTATTGGGTGTAGATACAAAGGACTATATTCAGTTTGGATCTGATTTATTGTCAGATGAAAACAAACAAGTAGTTGCATTTAGAAATGGGAATTTTGTTTCAAAACAGTTCACCAAATTATCTGGGGATGTTTACGATACGGCAACAGGAGAATTGTTGACGAATTTAACACCTGTTCAGACAGATGAGTTTAAAAAAGAAAAGGACTATGTAGATACCCAATTAGCGTTATCGGATAAAGTAATCACAGGTGATTTATTGCGATTCTATACACCTGATGGCTTTAAACCAGTTGATAAAACCCAGTACAACTACAAATACAATAAAGGAATCAAACAATTGGCTAATGAAGCTCAAAAAAACCGATTGATTGATAAAAATAATGGCAACTCAACGGTGGATAGTTACCAAACTAACGCACCTGAATTGAAATAA
- a CDS encoding copper homeostasis protein CutC, translating into MLLKEVCIENFTAIPEAIKRGANRFELCDNLAVGGTTVSTGVMEESVHYCQEKHIPVMAIIRPRGGNFVFNDTELKIMATDLIEAKKLGIDGVVLGCLTAEGWIDEEAMELLLDEATGLQVTFHMAFDAIPKKQQFEAIDWLVEAGVERILTHGGSADQTIDACLPHLKDLVDYANGRIIILPGGGVHQDNCEMIATKLGVNEVHGTKILGPL; encoded by the coding sequence TTGCTTTTAAAAGAAGTGTGTATCGAAAATTTTACAGCTATCCCTGAAGCCATTAAACGTGGTGCAAATCGATTTGAATTATGTGACAACTTAGCTGTTGGTGGAACCACCGTCAGCACCGGTGTAATGGAGGAAAGCGTTCATTACTGTCAAGAGAAACACATTCCCGTTATGGCAATCATACGACCTCGTGGTGGTAATTTTGTTTTTAATGACACGGAATTAAAAATAATGGCAACTGATTTGATTGAAGCAAAAAAATTAGGCATTGATGGTGTTGTGCTTGGTTGTCTAACTGCCGAGGGTTGGATTGATGAAGAAGCGATGGAGTTATTATTAGATGAAGCAACAGGATTACAAGTCACTTTCCATATGGCATTTGATGCGATTCCAAAAAAACAACAATTTGAAGCGATAGATTGGTTAGTTGAAGCTGGCGTGGAACGTATTTTAACTCACGGGGGTTCAGCAGATCAAACAATTGATGCTTGTCTTCCACATTTAAAGGACCTCGTTGATTATGCAAACGGACGCATCATTATTTTACCAGGTGGCGGTGTACATCAAGATAATTGCGAAATGATTGCAACTAAACTAGGTGTAAATGAAGTTCACGGAACAAAAATTTTAGGACCTCTATAA
- a CDS encoding DUF3267 domain-containing protein translates to MKKDFILEEKIHLIENTSLLSKLTAWSAGLALSSMVILGFILKRNHLLYVETNTLKFILDFFLVCGLFVLSLVIHEGIHGFFFKCFGGKKVIYGFKAGMFYAASFNSFYTRFQYSVIAGAPFIVLSSLYFMLGRTHPIIASLLFSMHTAGCVGDFYYLYVLLKKGTGIFVKDTETGMSIYRKKENRDPKFR, encoded by the coding sequence ATGAAAAAAGACTTTATCTTAGAAGAAAAAATCCATTTAATTGAAAATACCTCATTGTTATCAAAATTGACTGCTTGGAGTGCCGGACTAGCCCTTAGCTCTATGGTAATTCTTGGATTTATATTAAAAAGAAACCATTTACTTTACGTTGAAACAAATACGCTAAAATTCATTTTGGATTTCTTTTTAGTGTGTGGTTTGTTTGTCTTATCATTGGTGATTCATGAAGGAATTCACGGTTTCTTTTTTAAATGCTTTGGTGGAAAGAAAGTTATTTATGGATTTAAAGCTGGAATGTTCTACGCGGCATCTTTCAATTCATTTTATACACGATTTCAATATAGCGTAATTGCGGGAGCTCCGTTTATTGTTCTAAGCAGCCTTTATTTCATGTTGGGAAGGACCCATCCAATAATTGCTAGCCTCCTATTTAGTATGCATACTGCAGGTTGCGTAGGTGATTTTTATTACCTGTATGTACTACTTAAAAAAGGCACAGGTATTTTTGTCAAAGATACTGAAACAGGAATGTCTATTTATCGAAAGAAAGAAAACAGAGATCCTAAGTTCAGATGA
- the asnB gene encoding asparagine synthase (glutamine-hydrolyzing): MCGFVGCIHGDNQNHDLVDYKKTIREMNKLIVHRGPDDEGFFFDDHISFGFRRLSIIDVEKGHQPLSYENERYWIIFNGEVYNYIELRDELLKDGYTFETDSDTEVIIATYAKYKEKTAERLRGMFGFVIWDKREKAVYGARDHFGIKPFHYAEEDGVIYFASEKKSIYQILKKKELDEVSLQNYLTFQFVPDPATMTKGIHRLAPGHYFTKKIDGPMEITRYWEATFAPVQKSEETFAKEIKDALYDSVEKHMRSDVTVGSFLSGGVDSSIIVAIAREFNPKIKTISVGFEREGYSEIDVAKETADRLNVENISSIITPQEFMDEFPRFVWHMDDPLADPAAVPQFFLSEVARRHVKVALSGEGADEMFGGYTIYNEPNSLKTLTNLPNGLKKGLNHLAKIMPEGMRGKSFLERGTTPMEERYVGNAKIFEEAEKQKLLKNYLAGHPYQDVTRPFYDASKGYDPIDRMQFIDIHTWLNGDLLLNADRTTMAHSLELRTPFLDKEVFKVARTLPSDIRIANGTTKYILRKAAESFVPDNVLYRKKLGFPVPIRHWLKDEMNEWAKGIIRESATDHLINKQYVLQLLEDHCAGKADNSRKIWTVLTFMVWYKVYIETNQQFLMTPK; the protein is encoded by the coding sequence ATGTGTGGATTTGTAGGGTGTATTCATGGCGATAACCAAAACCATGACCTAGTAGATTATAAAAAAACAATCAGAGAGATGAATAAATTGATTGTTCATCGTGGACCAGATGATGAAGGGTTCTTTTTTGACGATCATATTAGTTTTGGTTTTAGACGACTAAGTATTATTGATGTTGAAAAAGGTCATCAGCCTCTTTCATATGAAAATGAACGTTACTGGATTATTTTTAACGGCGAAGTTTATAATTATATTGAATTACGTGACGAATTACTTAAAGATGGCTATACGTTTGAAACAGACAGTGATACTGAAGTGATTATTGCAACTTATGCAAAATATAAAGAAAAAACTGCGGAACGTTTACGCGGAATGTTTGGCTTTGTAATTTGGGATAAACGAGAAAAAGCGGTATACGGAGCACGTGATCATTTTGGAATCAAACCGTTTCACTATGCAGAAGAGGACGGCGTTATTTATTTTGCCTCTGAAAAGAAATCAATCTACCAAATCCTTAAAAAGAAAGAATTAGATGAAGTTTCCTTGCAAAATTATTTAACGTTCCAATTTGTTCCAGATCCAGCTACCATGACAAAAGGCATTCACCGTTTAGCACCAGGTCATTATTTCACTAAAAAAATAGATGGACCAATGGAAATTACGAGATATTGGGAAGCAACGTTTGCTCCAGTTCAAAAATCAGAAGAGACCTTTGCTAAAGAAATTAAAGATGCTTTGTATGACTCTGTTGAAAAACATATGAGAAGTGATGTTACCGTTGGTTCTTTTCTTTCAGGTGGTGTGGATTCTTCAATTATTGTTGCGATTGCTCGTGAGTTTAATCCGAAAATCAAAACAATTTCAGTTGGATTTGAACGTGAAGGGTACAGCGAAATTGACGTAGCTAAAGAAACCGCAGATCGCTTGAATGTTGAAAATATTAGTTCAATTATTACGCCACAAGAATTTATGGATGAATTTCCGCGTTTTGTTTGGCATATGGATGATCCTTTGGCAGATCCTGCAGCTGTTCCACAATTCTTCTTATCAGAAGTTGCTAGACGTCATGTGAAGGTAGCTTTATCTGGCGAAGGCGCAGATGAAATGTTTGGTGGGTATACCATTTACAATGAACCAAACTCACTTAAAACGTTAACGAATTTACCAAATGGTCTAAAAAAAGGGTTGAATCATTTAGCCAAAATAATGCCAGAAGGAATGCGTGGTAAGAGCTTCTTAGAACGCGGAACAACCCCGATGGAAGAGCGTTACGTTGGGAATGCGAAAATTTTTGAAGAGGCTGAAAAGCAAAAATTATTGAAAAATTATTTAGCTGGACATCCTTATCAAGATGTTACCCGTCCGTTTTATGATGCCTCAAAAGGTTATGATCCAATTGATCGCATGCAATTTATTGATATTCATACGTGGTTAAATGGTGATTTATTACTGAATGCTGACCGTACAACCATGGCGCATTCATTAGAACTTAGAACGCCTTTCTTAGATAAAGAAGTCTTTAAAGTAGCACGTACGCTCCCTTCTGATATCCGAATTGCAAATGGAACAACAAAATATATTTTACGTAAAGCAGCTGAAAGCTTTGTGCCGGATAATGTTTTATACCGTAAAAAACTAGGTTTTCCAGTTCCAATTCGTCATTGGTTAAAAGATGAGATGAATGAATGGGCAAAAGGCATTATTCGTGAATCTGCTACAGATCATTTGATTAATAAACAATACGTACTTCAATTACTAGAAGATCATTGTGCTGGAAAAGCAGACAATTCAAGAAAAATTTGGACAGTGTTGACCTTTATGGTTTGGTATAAAGTTTACATTGAAACCAATCAACAATTTCTAATGACTCCTAAGTAA
- the dapG gene encoding aspartate kinase, giving the protein MKILVQKFGGTSVKDEESRLAAKKHIVQAVEDGYKVIVVVSAIGRLGDPYATDSLLSLVDADESFLDLREKDTLLSVGETISMAVFTNLLKKNGVLAAGLTGQDAGIVTNDEFSNAKVQRVNTAPILELFEVQDVVVVTGFQGISENGHLTTIGRGGSDTTAAILGKAFAAERIDIFTDVSGMMTADPRLVEQAKFLDVVSYQEVSNMAHEGAKVIHPRAVELAMQAGIPLRIRSTYQEVTDVGTLVTHSANQVGHYRLVTGIAHVSNLVQFTISTEHVEQKEIFGLMAAAGISVDFINIFPTQVVFTLANHEAALAKGIFKEQQIEVVTLEDCAKVAVVGAGITGVPGVTSRIVTTLSMENIDILQSADSYTTIWILVAGSELKHAVCALHDVFL; this is encoded by the coding sequence ATGAAAATTTTAGTACAAAAATTTGGTGGTACATCTGTTAAAGACGAAGAAAGCCGCCTAGCCGCAAAAAAACATATTGTCCAAGCAGTAGAAGATGGGTATAAGGTTATCGTGGTTGTTTCAGCGATTGGGCGTCTGGGGGATCCTTATGCAACGGATTCTTTACTTAGTCTAGTTGATGCAGATGAGTCATTTCTTGATTTAAGAGAGAAAGATACTTTGCTTTCGGTAGGGGAAACAATTTCAATGGCAGTATTTACGAATCTATTAAAGAAAAACGGCGTATTAGCAGCTGGTTTAACAGGGCAAGATGCTGGGATTGTGACCAATGACGAATTTAGCAATGCAAAAGTTCAACGCGTCAATACAGCACCTATTTTGGAACTGTTTGAAGTGCAGGATGTTGTCGTTGTGACGGGTTTTCAAGGAATCAGCGAGAATGGTCATTTGACTACGATTGGTCGTGGTGGAAGTGATACAACGGCGGCTATTTTGGGGAAAGCTTTTGCTGCTGAACGAATTGATATCTTTACCGATGTTTCTGGAATGATGACAGCAGATCCAAGATTAGTGGAGCAAGCTAAATTTTTAGACGTTGTAAGCTATCAAGAAGTCAGCAATATGGCTCATGAAGGTGCAAAGGTTATTCATCCTCGAGCAGTTGAACTAGCAATGCAAGCTGGAATTCCTTTAAGAATTCGTTCGACTTATCAAGAAGTAACCGATGTGGGAACACTAGTAACTCATTCAGCCAATCAAGTTGGTCATTATCGGTTAGTTACGGGAATTGCGCATGTATCCAATTTAGTGCAATTTACCATTTCAACCGAGCATGTTGAACAAAAAGAAATTTTTGGCTTAATGGCTGCTGCAGGTATCAGTGTCGATTTTATTAATATTTTTCCTACCCAAGTGGTCTTCACATTAGCAAACCACGAAGCCGCTTTAGCAAAAGGAATTTTTAAAGAGCAACAAATTGAGGTTGTTACGCTTGAAGATTGTGCAAAAGTAGCGGTTGTAGGTGCTGGAATTACGGGTGTGCCAGGGGTAACTTCACGAATCGTTACTACCTTATCGATGGAAAATATTGACATTTTACAATCAGCAGATAGCTATACAACCATTTGGATTTTAGTAGCGGGTAGTGAATTGAAGCATGCAGTTTGTGCTTTACATGATGTTTTTTTATAA
- a CDS encoding transcription repressor NadR: MKATDRRKTIIQILTNTHTPISATTIANQLKVSRQIIVGDVALLRAAGYEINATPKGYLLNENTSSDTRFSGKIACQHAPEDTTKELYLIVDHGGEIVDVIIEHPIYGELLGRLNLTSRYEVDEFMKKVTESHVELLSSLTEGIHLHTIACKDENTFKQIKKSLTEAGFCYQN; the protein is encoded by the coding sequence ATGAAGGCAACCGATCGTAGAAAAACGATTATTCAAATACTAACAAACACCCATACCCCCATTAGCGCGACGACAATTGCAAATCAATTAAAAGTAAGTAGACAAATTATTGTGGGAGATGTGGCTCTTTTAAGAGCAGCGGGTTATGAAATCAATGCGACGCCAAAAGGTTATTTATTAAATGAAAATACAAGTAGCGATACACGTTTTAGTGGGAAGATTGCGTGCCAACATGCTCCAGAAGATACCACTAAAGAACTTTATTTAATTGTAGACCATGGTGGAGAAATTGTTGATGTGATTATTGAACACCCAATTTATGGCGAGTTATTAGGAAGGTTAAATTTAACTTCTCGTTATGAGGTAGATGAATTTATGAAAAAAGTGACGGAGTCTCATGTTGAATTGTTGTCTTCTTTGACAGAGGGAATTCATCTGCATACAATCGCTTGTAAAGATGAAAACACCTTTAAGCAAATAAAAAAATCCTTAACAGAAGCTGGATTCTGTTATCAAAATTAA
- a CDS encoding excisionase family DNA-binding protein encodes MYLTIAETADYLNVSTADIHRLIREKQIRTVSDGENSFIYKEQFNLFIKELEKYKKELQDYLNEPIPEDIDIKDED; translated from the coding sequence ATGTATTTAACAATTGCTGAAACAGCTGACTATCTAAATGTCTCAACTGCTGATATTCACCGCTTGATTCGAGAAAAACAAATTCGTACTGTTAGCGATGGCGAAAATAGTTTCATCTACAAAGAACAGTTCAACCTTTTTATTAAAGAATTAGAAAAATACAAAAAAGAATTGCAAGATTACTTAAATGAGCCTATTCCAGAAGATATTGATATCAAAGATGAGGATTAA
- a CDS encoding glycerophosphodiester phosphodiesterase: MKTEVFAHRGSKGTHPENTLAAFREAILVGSDGIELDIHLSKDGEMIVIHDETVDRTTNGIGEVCKLSLAELKALDAGSWFSPIYKDEKIPTLLEVVDLLEELDFHGILNIELKTDHHPYVGLEEKANQLFQHKKIHFKLVYSSFNYSSLEKIKELNPLSEVAVLYAQNGNNVRVLNKKYEISAWHAKFDWVKQQQVFNVEKMPIRVWTVNSHRYMQYCFQKKLSAIMTDFPKEALAIRNRWQ, from the coding sequence TTGAAAACTGAAGTGTTTGCCCACCGAGGCAGTAAAGGAACACACCCAGAAAATACACTAGCTGCATTTCGTGAAGCAATCCTTGTTGGAAGTGATGGAATTGAGTTAGATATCCATTTAAGTAAAGATGGTGAAATGATAGTCATCCATGATGAAACGGTGGATCGAACAACGAATGGAATTGGTGAAGTTTGCAAGTTGTCACTGGCTGAATTAAAAGCACTAGACGCTGGAAGCTGGTTTTCGCCAATATATAAAGATGAAAAAATCCCGACCTTATTAGAAGTAGTAGATTTACTTGAAGAATTAGACTTTCATGGAATCTTAAATATTGAATTAAAAACCGATCATCATCCTTATGTTGGGTTAGAAGAAAAGGCAAACCAATTATTTCAACATAAAAAAATTCATTTTAAATTAGTTTATTCTAGCTTTAATTATTCTTCTCTAGAAAAAATCAAAGAGTTAAATCCGCTAAGTGAAGTAGCGGTGCTCTATGCTCAAAACGGCAACAATGTGAGGGTGCTGAATAAAAAATACGAGATATCTGCGTGGCATGCAAAATTTGATTGGGTAAAACAACAACAAGTTTTTAATGTTGAAAAGATGCCCATCAGAGTTTGGACAGTGAACAGCCATCGTTACATGCAGTATTGTTTTCAAAAGAAACTTTCTGCAATTATGACAGATTTTCCAAAAGAAGCCCTTGCCATTCGAAACCGTTGGCAATAA
- the miaA gene encoding tRNA (adenosine(37)-N6)-dimethylallyltransferase MiaA codes for MLVGPTAVGKTDLSIKMAKKFNGEIISGDSMQIYRGLDIGTAKVSEKEAAGVPHHLIDIVTIDESYSVSDFQKMARETIAEITAKGKIPLIVGGTGLYIEALLYDLHFGGNQEKEADPLFRQEMEEQASKLGNHAVWSQLNEIDPTAAKAIHENNLKRVIRALEVFHLTGIPFSKQQEQPKREAYYDALVIGLMTDRDILYQRINQRVDLMIRAGLLKEAQWLKEQVASNGQATLGIGYKELFPYLDGELSLEAATNQIKQNSRRYAKRQLTWFRNRMEFIRWYDLVQHPETEEQLFEEVTTFLQK; via the coding sequence ATGCTTGTTGGTCCAACAGCAGTTGGCAAAACCGATTTAAGCATTAAAATGGCAAAGAAATTCAATGGTGAAATTATTAGTGGCGATTCTATGCAAATTTACCGAGGTTTAGACATTGGAACAGCTAAAGTATCAGAAAAAGAAGCAGCAGGTGTTCCTCATCATTTGATTGATATTGTAACCATAGATGAAAGTTACTCTGTGTCAGATTTTCAAAAAATGGCGCGAGAAACAATCGCTGAGATTACAGCAAAAGGAAAAATTCCACTAATTGTAGGTGGAACGGGACTTTACATCGAGGCGTTACTTTACGATTTGCATTTTGGAGGAAATCAGGAAAAAGAAGCGGATCCATTATTTCGTCAAGAGATGGAAGAGCAAGCGTCAAAACTCGGAAATCACGCTGTATGGAGCCAATTAAATGAAATTGATCCGACTGCTGCAAAAGCGATTCACGAAAATAATTTAAAACGTGTAATTCGAGCGTTGGAAGTTTTTCATCTAACCGGAATCCCTTTTTCAAAGCAACAAGAACAACCTAAAAGAGAAGCTTACTATGACGCATTGGTGATTGGCTTGATGACGGATCGTGATATCCTTTACCAAAGAATCAATCAACGCGTTGATTTAATGATAAGAGCAGGTTTGTTAAAAGAAGCGCAATGGCTAAAGGAACAAGTAGCAAGTAACGGACAAGCTACTTTAGGGATTGGCTATAAAGAATTATTTCCCTATTTGGACGGGGAACTTTCTTTAGAGGCTGCCACGAATCAAATCAAACAAAATTCCAGAAGATATGCAAAAAGGCAGTTGACATGGTTCCGTAATCGAATGGAATTTATTCGCTGGTACGATTTAGTCCAACATCCCGAAACGGAAGAGCAATTGTTTGAAGAAGTAACAACATTTTTACAAAAATAA
- the hflX gene encoding GTPase HflX has protein sequence MEEKLEYERVVIVGVQTNELDTNFRYSLEELGQLTETAHGQVVAELTQKRDRMDSKTYLGKGKIQELVHLVEETEADVVIFNHALTPSQTRNIQVEIDVKVIDRIQLILDIFAMRAQSKEGKLQVALAQLQYLLPRLAGQGKNLSKLGGGIGTRGPGETKLETDRRHIRSQINDIKKTLKETEAHRQRSREKRNDGTTFQIGLIGYTNAGKSTLLNRLTDAKTYEENQLFATLDPLTRKMVLPSGMNVTLTDTVGFIQDLPTQLIDAFHSTLEETRGVDLLLHVVDAAAENVAGHEVTVINLLKELNMDQIPIFTVYNKKDLLNGNFSPNLFPNSLISAKDPEDLLKLRNQIMKQMKEVMLPYEFEVAADEGNKLVQLKKETLLESAEFQEELNVYLVKGYAKKASKWTGGNEIQ, from the coding sequence ATGGAAGAAAAATTAGAGTATGAGCGCGTGGTTATTGTAGGTGTTCAAACAAATGAATTAGATACAAATTTCCGTTATTCACTAGAAGAATTAGGTCAATTAACAGAAACTGCTCACGGTCAGGTAGTGGCAGAGTTAACTCAAAAAAGAGACCGGATGGACAGTAAGACTTATCTAGGTAAAGGAAAAATCCAAGAATTGGTTCATTTGGTAGAAGAGACTGAAGCAGACGTTGTTATTTTTAATCATGCTTTAACACCAAGTCAAACAAGAAATATTCAAGTCGAAATAGATGTCAAAGTAATCGATCGAATTCAATTGATTCTAGACATTTTTGCGATGCGTGCACAAAGTAAAGAAGGGAAATTACAAGTAGCTTTAGCACAATTACAATACCTATTGCCACGTCTAGCTGGACAAGGGAAAAACTTATCTAAACTAGGTGGCGGAATTGGAACCAGAGGGCCAGGTGAAACGAAACTTGAAACAGATCGACGTCATATTCGAAGCCAAATCAATGATATTAAAAAAACGCTAAAAGAAACCGAAGCGCATCGTCAAAGAAGTCGAGAAAAAAGAAATGACGGAACCACGTTCCAAATTGGCTTGATTGGTTATACAAATGCTGGGAAATCCACTTTGTTAAATCGATTGACAGATGCGAAAACCTATGAAGAAAATCAATTATTCGCTACGTTAGATCCATTGACTCGCAAGATGGTACTGCCAAGTGGCATGAATGTGACCTTAACGGATACCGTTGGTTTTATTCAAGATTTGCCAACGCAGCTAATCGATGCTTTTCATTCGACGTTAGAAGAAACAAGGGGCGTCGATTTGTTGCTACACGTTGTCGATGCTGCAGCTGAAAACGTAGCCGGGCATGAAGTCACTGTCATCAATCTGTTAAAAGAATTAAACATGGATCAAATTCCAATTTTTACAGTATACAATAAAAAGGATTTACTTAACGGAAATTTTTCACCCAATTTATTTCCAAATAGCTTGATATCTGCTAAAGATCCAGAAGATTTACTGAAATTACGCAATCAAATCATGAAGCAAATGAAAGAAGTTATGCTTCCTTATGAATTTGAAGTAGCAGCTGACGAAGGCAATAAATTAGTTCAACTAAAAAAAGAAACATTATTAGAATCTGCAGAATTTCAAGAAGAATTAAATGTATACCTTGTAAAAGGATATGCAAAAAAAGCGTCAAAATGGACTGGAGGAAATGAAATCCAATGA